The Hyphomicrobium sp. MC1 genome window below encodes:
- a CDS encoding aromatic ring-hydroxylating dioxygenase subunit alpha: protein MLPRAAYVDDTMFMWEKRHLFDGGWICAGRSSLIPGKSSQTAISLNGRGVLLTRDATGTLHAFENICRHRGHELLAEGESVTRNTIVCPYHAWGYGLDGRLASARGTQSIANARKEDLGLTKLGVAEWGGWIFVNGSGDAMPFTKHLGFLDEFTKNWECERLEIGGTHNYELKANWKVAIENYHECYHCPSIHPALCRVSPTTSGYQYRHPSGYYTGGCMELVEGAETMSFSGQSNGVVFSGLTPEQRRQVHYITLFPGLLISLHPDYVMTHRLEPTSASTSRVECQWLFAPEAVARPDFDPSYAMEFWDKTNREDWGAVESVQRGLQSENYEPGIFAEEEAGVYDFVYLVASSYIGHPDVPHRAFKNIAA from the coding sequence ATGCTGCCTCGTGCAGCTTATGTCGACGATACGATGTTCATGTGGGAAAAACGCCATCTTTTTGATGGTGGTTGGATCTGCGCCGGGCGTTCGAGCCTCATCCCGGGAAAAAGCAGCCAAACCGCAATCTCGCTGAATGGCCGCGGCGTGCTTCTAACGCGCGATGCCACGGGCACGCTCCACGCCTTCGAAAACATTTGCCGACATCGAGGCCATGAGCTGCTCGCCGAGGGTGAGAGCGTGACGAGAAACACAATCGTATGCCCCTATCACGCTTGGGGGTACGGCCTGGACGGTCGTCTTGCGAGCGCCCGTGGTACCCAAAGCATTGCCAATGCGCGTAAGGAAGATCTCGGTTTGACTAAGCTCGGTGTCGCGGAGTGGGGCGGCTGGATTTTTGTCAATGGGTCCGGGGACGCGATGCCCTTCACCAAGCACTTGGGTTTTCTCGACGAGTTCACGAAGAACTGGGAATGCGAGCGATTGGAAATCGGTGGAACGCATAACTATGAACTCAAAGCGAACTGGAAAGTCGCCATCGAGAATTACCACGAGTGTTATCATTGCCCATCGATCCATCCTGCTCTGTGCCGCGTGTCACCGACGACTTCGGGATATCAGTATCGACATCCGTCGGGCTATTATACCGGCGGGTGCATGGAGCTTGTCGAAGGTGCTGAAACGATGAGTTTCTCGGGCCAGTCGAATGGCGTTGTGTTCTCCGGCTTGACCCCTGAGCAGCGGCGTCAGGTTCATTACATAACCTTGTTTCCCGGTTTGCTGATCAGCCTGCATCCCGACTATGTGATGACCCATCGCCTGGAGCCGACGTCGGCAAGCACGTCGCGCGTCGAATGCCAATGGCTCTTTGCTCCGGAAGCTGTGGCGCGCCCGGATTTCGATCCGAGCTACGCCATGGAGTTCTGGGATAAAACAAACCGCGAGGATTGGGGCGCCGTTGAATCGGTGCAGCGTGGTCTTCAATCGGAAAACTACGAGCCGGGTATTTTTGCCGAAGAGGAAGCGGGCGTTTACGACTTCGTCTATCTCGTTGCGAGCAGCTACATCGGTCATCCCGACGTGCCCCATCGCGCATTTAAGAACATCGCGGCCTGA
- a CDS encoding helix-turn-helix domain-containing protein, protein MKSNDKFFTKKKSTSVAAEDLVEPLSLGPLIRDLRRKKGVTLQELADAVGRSVGFISQIERGISQPTVLDLSVISERLGVPGNYFYAMAAPPERSWVTHPNNRRTLRYAGGIIDHLVSPSLAGKLSVIESIFEPGADSGDQHIIEHQEQAIYVLEGELTIWVHGEPVTLKISDACQLESGAPTRYANRGKKKARVLWIYC, encoded by the coding sequence ATGAAAAGCAATGATAAATTTTTCACGAAGAAAAAGAGCACGTCCGTTGCGGCCGAGGACTTGGTCGAGCCGCTGTCTCTGGGGCCCCTCATCCGCGACTTGCGGCGCAAAAAGGGCGTGACTCTTCAAGAGCTCGCCGACGCTGTCGGCCGCTCAGTGGGATTCATCTCGCAGATCGAACGGGGAATCTCTCAGCCAACGGTTCTCGACCTCAGCGTTATCAGCGAACGGTTGGGCGTTCCGGGCAACTATTTCTACGCGATGGCGGCTCCGCCGGAACGGAGCTGGGTTACGCACCCCAACAATCGCCGTACTCTGCGCTACGCGGGCGGCATCATCGATCACCTCGTCTCGCCATCACTCGCTGGGAAGCTATCCGTCATCGAATCGATATTCGAGCCCGGTGCCGACTCCGGTGACCAGCACATCATCGAACACCAGGAACAAGCGATCTATGTCCTGGAGGGTGAGCTGACAATTTGGGTTCACGGCGAACCCGTAACGCTCAAAATCTCAGATGCTTGCCAACTCGAAAGCGGGGCGCCAACGCGATATGCCAATCGCGGAAAAAAGAAAGCTCGCGTCTTATGGATTTATTGCTGA
- a CDS encoding TetR family transcriptional regulator, producing MAKKAVKDLRRERGENTRRVLIDAAVVSVAKHGLAGTTLSTVAEIAGVSRALVGFHFESKDQLLLAAIDHSIDVYDASLRAAQTHAEADPKSRLWATVAHDVTFCTKYGDILSLWCAVWGEARGRDLYQVSGLPSDRKYMEEIADTLFEVIGNRAEARKRAVGLNAFLFGLWLECHLDPKGFKLQRALDSAKTIFAAFVKAGPSQQ from the coding sequence ATGGCAAAAAAGGCAGTAAAAGACTTGCGTCGTGAGCGCGGCGAAAACACGAGACGCGTTCTCATCGACGCAGCAGTCGTGTCCGTCGCGAAGCATGGTCTGGCGGGAACGACACTCAGTACAGTGGCTGAAATAGCAGGCGTTTCGCGCGCATTAGTGGGGTTTCATTTCGAATCGAAGGACCAGCTTCTTCTGGCTGCCATCGATCACTCCATCGATGTGTACGATGCGAGTCTCCGTGCAGCCCAAACCCACGCTGAGGCAGATCCCAAGTCACGACTTTGGGCGACGGTGGCGCATGATGTGACGTTTTGTACGAAATACGGGGATATTTTGTCGCTCTGGTGTGCGGTGTGGGGCGAGGCGCGGGGGCGCGATCTCTATCAAGTGAGCGGTCTGCCTTCAGATCGCAAATATATGGAAGAGATTGCCGACACTCTTTTCGAAGTGATTGGAAATCGGGCCGAGGCCAGAAAGCGCGCGGTAGGATTGAATGCGTTTCTGTTCGGTCTTTGGCTTGAATGCCATCTCGATCCCAAGGGCTTCAAGCTACAGCGAGCCTTGGATAGCGCGAAGACGATATTTGCAGCTTTTGTAAAGGCTGGGCCGTCTCAGCAATAA
- a CDS encoding NAD(P)/FAD-dependent oxidoreductase gives MPNPLDIAVIGGGHNGLVTAAYLARKGLSVGVFEARPVVGGAAVTEEFYPGFRNSVCSYLAGLLSPLVVSELGLRQAGLQIVQRPASDFLPLPDGRYLMNTGDSNSYVRQLDALCPGDGAGYKAIDRDLSEVVGAVRTIMDRTPPNIGGSTPSLLSAIGAALEARSLSSHGQMVLMRLLTMSAADFLGHYFQGEAIKGGYGWLSAVGNFQPPTAPGSAYVVLHHSFGESNSKQGTWGHAIGGMGAISDAIAKVARAAGVKIETGVRVAQVNTRGGVASGITLTDGREIKAKRVVANVNPQLLYERLVDRTLLPDEVRSWIGSYQNHSATLRINVALSELPDFTCCPGKTQGIHHGGSVLISPSLSYLEEAYDDAKKGAWARKPAVEMWISSTVDKTLAPEGKHVASLFCQHFNKNLSDGRDWDSCREEAADAAIRVVNDAAPNFAKSIIGRKVLTPTDLEREFGLTGGDIFHGALHLDQIFSMRPVPRYADYRTPIPGLYLCGSGAHPGGGVTGIPGRNAAREIMKDIRSWRPRAPGR, from the coding sequence ATGCCCAACCCACTTGACATAGCCGTGATTGGCGGAGGTCACAACGGCCTTGTCACCGCTGCATATCTCGCCCGCAAAGGCCTTTCCGTCGGCGTCTTCGAGGCGCGTCCCGTGGTCGGGGGTGCCGCGGTAACAGAGGAATTTTACCCCGGATTCCGCAATTCCGTGTGTTCCTACCTGGCTGGGTTGCTGAGCCCGCTCGTGGTGTCCGAGCTTGGTTTGAGACAAGCAGGGCTGCAAATCGTTCAACGGCCGGCCAGCGACTTTCTTCCACTCCCCGACGGCCGGTATCTCATGAACACTGGCGACTCGAATTCCTACGTGCGCCAACTCGATGCGCTTTGCCCTGGCGACGGCGCCGGCTACAAAGCCATTGACCGGGATCTTTCGGAGGTCGTCGGGGCAGTGCGGACGATCATGGATCGCACGCCCCCAAACATTGGCGGCAGCACGCCTAGCCTCCTGAGTGCCATCGGCGCAGCGCTGGAGGCGCGCAGCCTATCCTCACACGGACAAATGGTTCTTATGCGTCTGCTGACAATGTCGGCGGCGGATTTCCTCGGACATTATTTTCAAGGTGAGGCCATCAAAGGCGGCTATGGCTGGCTCTCGGCGGTCGGCAACTTCCAGCCCCCAACCGCGCCGGGATCGGCCTATGTCGTCCTGCACCACAGCTTTGGCGAATCCAACTCCAAGCAAGGAACCTGGGGCCATGCGATCGGCGGCATGGGAGCCATCAGCGACGCTATCGCGAAGGTCGCCCGCGCGGCCGGTGTCAAAATCGAAACCGGCGTCCGTGTGGCGCAAGTCAATACGCGCGGTGGCGTGGCAAGTGGCATTACCCTGACCGACGGCCGCGAGATCAAAGCCAAGCGCGTCGTCGCCAATGTCAATCCGCAGCTGCTTTACGAACGACTTGTCGATCGCACGCTGTTACCAGATGAGGTTCGTAGCTGGATCGGGAGTTACCAAAACCACTCTGCAACCCTGCGCATCAACGTTGCACTGTCGGAGCTGCCGGACTTCACCTGCTGCCCAGGCAAGACTCAGGGAATTCATCATGGCGGATCGGTATTGATCTCGCCTTCTCTCTCATATCTCGAAGAAGCCTACGACGATGCCAAGAAAGGTGCATGGGCGCGCAAGCCCGCCGTCGAAATGTGGATCTCATCAACAGTCGACAAGACGCTGGCGCCTGAAGGCAAGCATGTCGCGAGCCTCTTCTGCCAACACTTCAACAAGAATCTCTCGGATGGCCGCGACTGGGATTCGTGCAGAGAAGAAGCTGCGGATGCTGCCATTCGCGTTGTGAACGATGCCGCACCGAACTTCGCCAAATCGATCATCGGTCGCAAGGTTCTCACCCCTACCGATCTCGAACGCGAATTCGGCCTGACCGGCGGCGACATCTTCCATGGCGCGCTGCATCTCGACCAGATTTTCTCGATGCGCCCGGTCCCGCGCTATGCCGATTATAGGACGCCTATTCCAGGTCTCTACCTCTGTGGCTCAGGAGCACATCCTGGCGGCGGTGTGACGGGCATTCCAGGCCGAAACGCCGCTCGTGAGATCATGAAGGATATTCGCTCCTGGCGCCCTCGCGCGCCTGGCCGTTGA
- a CDS encoding PDR/VanB family oxidoreductase encodes MQNATLTVKVKSKKNEAMNIASFELTSLDGSDLPPFTAGAHIDVHLAPGLVRQYSLCNSPSERHRYVIGVLRAPNSRGGSEFLHDIIRNGSRLSISMPRNNFPLAPTAKGSILFAGGIGITPILCMAEHLSNEGSPFELHYSARTPDRLAFSADILASPYADRTIFHFDDAAPEQALNPSEILRMPDAETHIYVCGPSGFIDHIVHAALTSGWPNDQIHFEHFAARGSHANATSFTVTLARSGTIIMVGENETVVQALSRNGVEIPVACEQGLCGTCMTGILGGVPDHRDHLLTATERASNACFLPCCSRALSANLILDL; translated from the coding sequence ATGCAAAACGCTACGCTGACTGTCAAAGTCAAGTCGAAGAAGAATGAAGCGATGAATATCGCTTCATTCGAGCTGACGAGCCTCGACGGAAGCGATCTGCCACCTTTCACGGCAGGGGCTCATATCGACGTCCATTTGGCTCCGGGTCTGGTTCGGCAATATTCACTCTGCAACAGCCCTTCGGAGCGGCATCGCTACGTGATCGGCGTGCTCCGTGCGCCGAATTCTCGTGGTGGCTCTGAATTTCTCCACGACATCATTCGAAACGGATCGCGGCTATCGATCTCGATGCCGCGCAACAACTTCCCTTTGGCCCCGACCGCAAAGGGCAGCATCCTCTTCGCCGGCGGCATAGGAATAACGCCGATCCTATGCATGGCCGAGCATCTATCGAACGAGGGTTCGCCGTTTGAATTGCACTACAGCGCCCGAACTCCTGATCGGCTCGCCTTTTCTGCTGACATATTGGCGTCGCCCTATGCCGATCGCACCATTTTTCATTTCGACGACGCCGCGCCCGAGCAGGCGCTCAATCCCTCTGAAATTCTGAGGATGCCGGATGCCGAGACGCATATTTACGTCTGCGGTCCGTCGGGATTTATCGATCATATCGTGCATGCCGCACTTACGTCCGGGTGGCCCAACGATCAAATCCATTTCGAACATTTTGCGGCGCGAGGCTCTCACGCAAATGCCACTTCCTTTACAGTCACGCTCGCACGAAGCGGAACGATAATCATGGTTGGAGAGAACGAGACGGTTGTTCAGGCGCTCTCCCGAAACGGGGTCGAGATTCCCGTCGCCTGTGAGCAAGGCCTTTGTGGAACGTGCATGACAGGTATCTTGGGTGGCGTTCCAGATCACCGCGACCACCTTCTAACGGCCACAGAGCGCGCCTCAAACGCATGCTTTCTGCCTTGCTGCTCAAGAGCGCTTTCCGCGAACCTCATTCTGGATCTCTAA
- a CDS encoding twin-arginine translocation signal domain-containing protein, with protein MKQEDISRRNALRLAATGVGAAAFASLVTKEAVAYQGNMERAIGSLQEAMQFLRDATSDKGGHREKAMNLIEQAIGETRAGMAYAAEHFGD; from the coding sequence ATGAAACAAGAAGATATCTCGCGGCGAAACGCGCTGCGCCTTGCAGCCACCGGCGTGGGTGCAGCAGCGTTCGCGTCACTCGTGACGAAGGAAGCTGTGGCCTACCAGGGTAATATGGAGCGGGCGATCGGATCGCTGCAGGAAGCCATGCAGTTCCTGCGTGACGCAACGTCAGACAAAGGCGGTCATCGCGAGAAAGCGATGAACTTGATCGAGCAAGCAATTGGCGAAACGCGAGCCGGCATGGCTTATGCCGCCGAGCACTTCGGCGATTGA
- a CDS encoding TetR family transcriptional regulator C-terminal domain-containing protein — MAKVKDKDLRRERGESTRRILIDAAVVSVAQNGLAGTTLNSVAGIANVSRALVGFHFESKDQLLMAAIASSIDIYDASLRAAQERADPEPIAQLWATVQHDVGFGAKHGDILSLWCAAWGEARGLDLYRVVGLPSDHKYKEEIADAIYTITGDRAEAMRRAAGINALIFGVWLECHLDPEGFKVQRALEAAKAIIHPLIASQQPSPA, encoded by the coding sequence ATGGCTAAAGTGAAAGACAAAGACCTGCGACGTGAAAGGGGTGAAAGCACGCGGCGCATTCTCATTGATGCTGCCGTGGTGTCCGTGGCCCAGAATGGCTTGGCAGGTACGACACTCAACAGCGTGGCGGGCATAGCCAACGTTTCGCGGGCATTGGTAGGCTTTCACTTCGAATCTAAAGACCAACTGCTGATGGCCGCCATCGCCAGTTCGATCGACATCTACGACGCCAGTCTTCGCGCTGCGCAGGAACGTGCCGACCCCGAGCCGATTGCGCAGCTATGGGCCACCGTTCAACACGATGTCGGATTTGGCGCAAAGCACGGAGACATCCTATCGCTCTGGTGCGCCGCCTGGGGCGAGGCGCGCGGGCTCGATCTCTATCGCGTAGTAGGGCTGCCTTCGGATCATAAGTACAAGGAAGAAATTGCCGACGCGATTTATACGATCACCGGCGATCGCGCCGAGGCAATGAGGCGCGCCGCAGGCATCAATGCGCTCATTTTCGGTGTATGGCTCGAATGCCACCTCGACCCGGAGGGCTTCAAGGTTCAACGCGCTCTCGAAGCGGCAAAGGCGATCATCCATCCCCTCATAGCATCGCAACAACCGTCCCCCGCTTGA
- a CDS encoding CaiB/BaiF CoA-transferase family protein: MMTSESPKPLAGLRVLELARVLAGPWAGQTLADLGASVIKVERPDGGDDTRAWGPPFVADDDGPGSAAYFHATNRGKRSIALDYDNPAGREAAVALAKQADVIIENFKVGGLAKYGLDYPAIKAINPGVIYCSITGFGQTGPYAPRAGYDFIVQGMGGIMDLTGAPDGEPQKIGVAFADIFTGIYATIGILAALNRRNATGEGAIIDMALLDTQVSVLANQAMNYLASGTPPRRLGNAHPNIVPYQVFEAADGPIIIAAGNDGQFARVCDLLGLKNLATDERFKTNARRVANRAELIPLLAVEIAKRTAGDLLAALETAGVPAGPVNRLDQVFADPQVVARGLRQDLTRPDAAPVPTVRSPIVIDGIPCAATTASPKLGADTDLVLECLQAGNDPYI, translated from the coding sequence ATGATGACGTCTGAAAGTCCGAAACCGCTTGCGGGCCTACGCGTGCTGGAACTCGCCCGCGTGCTCGCAGGACCCTGGGCCGGTCAGACGCTCGCCGACCTCGGCGCCTCCGTCATCAAGGTCGAACGGCCCGACGGTGGCGATGATACGCGGGCGTGGGGACCGCCGTTCGTAGCCGACGACGATGGTCCGGGATCGGCCGCCTACTTTCATGCGACGAACCGCGGCAAGCGATCGATCGCACTCGACTACGACAACCCCGCAGGCCGTGAAGCGGCGGTCGCGCTCGCGAAGCAGGCCGACGTCATCATCGAGAACTTCAAGGTCGGCGGCCTTGCCAAATACGGTCTCGACTACCCTGCGATCAAAGCCATCAATCCCGGTGTCATCTATTGCTCGATCACGGGCTTCGGCCAGACCGGGCCTTATGCCCCGCGCGCCGGCTATGACTTCATCGTGCAGGGCATGGGCGGTATCATGGATCTGACCGGCGCGCCCGACGGCGAGCCGCAGAAGATCGGCGTGGCGTTCGCCGATATCTTCACCGGCATCTATGCCACCATCGGCATTCTGGCGGCACTCAATCGCCGCAATGCCACGGGCGAAGGCGCCATCATCGACATGGCGCTGCTCGATACGCAAGTCTCCGTGCTAGCCAATCAAGCGATGAACTATCTGGCATCAGGAACGCCGCCACGCCGCCTCGGCAACGCCCATCCCAACATCGTGCCCTACCAGGTGTTCGAAGCCGCCGATGGGCCAATTATCATCGCGGCCGGCAACGACGGCCAGTTCGCACGCGTCTGCGATCTGCTCGGCCTCAAAAACCTCGCAACCGACGAGCGCTTCAAGACGAATGCCCGCCGCGTCGCCAACCGCGCTGAGCTGATTCCGCTTCTCGCCGTTGAAATTGCAAAGCGCACCGCCGGCGATCTGCTCGCCGCGCTGGAAACGGCTGGCGTTCCGGCCGGACCGGTCAACCGGCTCGATCAGGTCTTCGCTGATCCCCAAGTCGTTGCCCGCGGACTACGCCAGGACCTTACCCGCCCCGACGCGGCGCCCGTGCCCACCGTCCGCAGCCCCATCGTGATCGACGGCATCCCCTGTGCCGCCACCACCGCCAGTCCCAAGCTAGGTGCAGATACCGATCTCGTTCTGGAATGCCTCCAAGCGGGAAACGATCCATATATCTAG
- a CDS encoding acyl-CoA dehydrogenase, which yields MATESKFDWEDPLLLEDQLSEDEKLIRDTARAFAQDKLQPHVIEAYAREATDPGIFREMGALGLLGPTLPADCGGSDSNYVSYGLIAREVERVDSGYRSMMSVQSSLVMHPIYAYGSEAQRAKYLPKLASGEWIGCFGLTEPDAGSDPGGMRTRAEKISGGYRLSGAKMWITNAPIADVFVVWAKSQAHGDKIKGFVLEKGMKGLSAPKIAGKLSLRTSITGEIVMDGVEVSDEALLPNAEGLAGPFGCLNRARYGIAWGVLGAAEFCFHASRQYTLDRKQFNRPLAATQLVQKKLADMETEITLGLQAALRVGRLLDNGKFAPEIISLIKRNNCGKALDIARMARDMHGGNGISEEFQVMRHMLNLETVNTYEGTHDIHALILGRAITGLQAFA from the coding sequence GTGGCAACGGAATCGAAATTCGATTGGGAAGATCCACTCCTTCTTGAAGACCAATTATCGGAAGACGAAAAACTGATCCGCGACACGGCGCGGGCTTTCGCGCAGGACAAACTGCAACCGCACGTGATCGAGGCCTACGCCCGTGAAGCCACCGATCCCGGCATCTTCCGCGAGATGGGCGCGCTCGGTCTGCTCGGCCCGACGCTTCCCGCGGACTGCGGCGGCTCGGATTCGAACTACGTCTCCTACGGACTGATCGCACGCGAGGTCGAGCGCGTCGATTCCGGCTATCGTTCGATGATGAGCGTGCAGTCCTCGCTCGTCATGCACCCAATCTACGCCTACGGCAGCGAGGCGCAGCGCGCAAAGTATCTGCCCAAGCTCGCCAGCGGCGAATGGATCGGCTGCTTCGGCCTGACCGAACCCGACGCCGGTTCCGATCCCGGCGGCATGCGCACGCGCGCGGAGAAGATCAGCGGCGGTTACCGCCTCTCAGGCGCGAAGATGTGGATCACCAACGCGCCGATCGCCGACGTCTTCGTCGTCTGGGCAAAATCTCAGGCGCACGGCGACAAGATCAAAGGCTTCGTCCTCGAAAAAGGCATGAAAGGCCTGTCCGCGCCGAAGATCGCCGGCAAGCTGTCGCTGCGCACCTCCATCACCGGCGAGATCGTCATGGACGGCGTCGAAGTCTCCGACGAGGCGCTACTACCGAATGCGGAAGGCTTGGCCGGCCCGTTTGGTTGTTTGAACCGCGCCCGCTACGGCATCGCCTGGGGCGTGCTCGGCGCCGCCGAGTTCTGCTTCCACGCGTCCCGGCAATACACGCTCGACCGCAAACAGTTTAACCGCCCGCTCGCGGCGACGCAGCTCGTCCAGAAGAAGCTCGCCGACATGGAGACCGAAATCACGCTCGGCCTGCAGGCGGCGCTGCGCGTCGGCCGCTTGCTCGACAATGGCAAGTTTGCGCCCGAGATAATCTCGCTGATCAAGCGCAACAACTGCGGCAAAGCCCTCGACATCGCCCGCATGGCCCGCGACATGCACGGTGGCAACGGCATCTCGGAAGAGTTCCAGGTCATGCGTCACATGCTGAACCTCGAAACGGTCAACACGTATGAAGGCACGCACGACATTCACGCTCTGATCCTCGGTCGCGCCATCACCGGACTGCAGGCCTTCGCATGA
- a CDS encoding type III secretion system chaperone, whose amino-acid sequence MPTATYLALIKEMGAHIGLPDMEADEGGYLAITLEKLTLHLQYDEEEDEVALFARLGEVEEDRTEAIYAMLLGANLFWQGTRGATLAIEPSGGSVFFMDRRALPVLRADSLVSWIERFHEMAAYWSNRLAVANEGGPIGVADDEISIPTSDRQTYTISPSFIRG is encoded by the coding sequence ATGCCGACTGCAACCTATTTGGCCCTGATCAAAGAGATGGGAGCGCACATTGGCCTGCCGGACATGGAGGCGGATGAAGGCGGTTATCTAGCGATTACGCTTGAGAAGCTGACGCTGCACCTTCAGTACGACGAAGAGGAAGACGAGGTCGCACTGTTCGCGCGACTAGGCGAGGTCGAAGAAGATCGTACGGAAGCGATCTATGCCATGCTTCTGGGTGCCAATCTCTTTTGGCAAGGCACTCGGGGCGCCACGCTGGCAATAGAACCCTCTGGCGGCTCTGTCTTTTTTATGGACCGACGCGCCTTGCCCGTTCTCCGTGCCGACAGTTTGGTGTCCTGGATCGAACGCTTCCACGAAATGGCTGCCTACTGGAGCAATCGACTTGCTGTGGCCAACGAGGGCGGTCCGATTGGCGTCGCCGACGATGAGATCAGCATCCCAACAAGCGATCGTCAGACCTACACCATCTCTCCTTCGTTCATCCGCGGCTGA